A genomic window from Cloacibacillus evryensis DSM 19522 includes:
- a CDS encoding phosphoribosyltransferase family protein, whose product MNESYTLHVAGLVRELKKVRIAPDLRIASFVMLGDTRLIEKCADALYEKIKGLGDINMLVCPEAKGIPLTHALAVRMGVDYVVARKSVKGYMEHPIIAEVKSITTTEKQVIVIDEFDAAKLDGKKVCVVDDVVSTGGSLRSLEEVLAKTGCTVISKVAVLLEEGGYSNDDLIYLERLPIFKD is encoded by the coding sequence ATGAACGAAAGCTATACGCTGCATGTCGCGGGGCTCGTGCGCGAACTGAAGAAGGTGAGGATCGCCCCGGACCTCCGCATCGCCTCCTTCGTCATGCTCGGCGACACCCGGCTCATCGAAAAATGCGCCGACGCGCTCTATGAAAAGATAAAGGGGCTGGGGGATATAAACATGCTCGTCTGTCCCGAGGCGAAGGGCATACCGCTCACGCACGCCCTCGCTGTGCGTATGGGCGTCGATTACGTCGTCGCGCGCAAGTCGGTCAAGGGATACATGGAACATCCCATCATCGCCGAGGTCAAATCGATCACGACCACCGAAAAGCAGGTAATCGTTATCGACGAGTTCGACGCCGCCAAACTCGACGGCAAAAAAGTATGCGTCGTTGACGACGTCGTCTCTACCGGCGGCTCGCTGCGTTCGCTGGAAGAGGTGCTCGCAAAGACAGGCTGTACCGTGATCAGCAAAGTCGCCGTACTGCTTGAGGAGGGCGGCTATTCTAACGACGACCTCATATATCTGGAAAGGCTTCCCATCTTCAAAGATTAG
- a CDS encoding LysR family transcriptional regulator, translating to MNNIQHLRYAVEVEKTGSISRAAENLFMGQPHLSKAIRELEEDMNITIFNRTSKGVVPTPQGARFLEYARNILVQIDELESLYKPSGAQTFSLSLPRASYAAYAFTKFTQTLDGQEAVDLKYHETNSMQTIKDVSDGRFCLGIVRYQDVHEKYFLSALEERGLKYEDIWEFEYLALMSRKHQLAAAPEIRYSDLRQFTEIVHDDNSVPAMPVSEARLLAQKHEKKKKIAVYERGIQFELLQRLPCTYIWVSPMPQAVLDCFDLVQRPCCDADNSFRDILVFRKNYRFSREDMTFIEKLKETVAEVSNNLR from the coding sequence ATGAATAACATACAACACCTGAGATATGCGGTCGAAGTTGAAAAGACGGGCTCCATTTCACGGGCGGCGGAAAACTTATTTATGGGACAGCCGCATTTGAGCAAGGCTATCCGCGAACTTGAGGAGGATATGAATATCACCATATTCAACCGCACCTCCAAGGGCGTCGTGCCGACGCCGCAGGGGGCGCGCTTCCTTGAATACGCGCGCAACATCCTGGTACAGATAGACGAGCTCGAATCGCTTTACAAGCCCTCGGGAGCGCAGACCTTCAGCCTCTCGCTGCCGCGCGCGAGCTATGCCGCCTACGCCTTCACAAAATTCACACAGACCCTTGACGGGCAGGAGGCCGTAGACCTCAAATACCATGAGACGAACTCGATGCAGACCATAAAAGACGTCAGCGACGGCCGTTTCTGCCTCGGCATCGTGCGCTATCAGGACGTCCATGAAAAATACTTCCTCTCGGCGCTCGAAGAACGCGGCCTCAAATACGAAGACATTTGGGAATTTGAATACCTCGCGCTGATGTCGCGGAAGCATCAGCTCGCGGCCGCCCCGGAGATAAGATACAGCGACCTGCGCCAGTTCACGGAGATCGTCCATGACGACAACTCCGTTCCCGCGATGCCGGTCTCGGAGGCACGGCTGCTTGCGCAGAAACATGAAAAAAAGAAAAAGATCGCCGTTTACGAACGCGGGATACAGTTCGAGCTGCTGCAGCGGCTGCCCTGTACCTATATCTGGGTCTCCCCGATGCCGCAGGCGGTGCTTGACTGCTTCGACCTTGTGCAGCGCCCCTGCTGCGACGCCGACAACTCCTTCCGTGACATCCTCGTATTCCGAAAAAATTACCGTTTCAGCCGCGAGGATATGACCTTCATTGAAAAACTCAAAGAAACCGTTGCGGAAGTTTCCAATAATCTCAGATAA
- a CDS encoding FAD-dependent oxidoreductase, with amino-acid sequence MKYPKLFEPGKIGNLTVKNRIVMAPLAMGAAEKDQTIGPAFLAYLLERARGGVGMIVLENTRVDDQHGVAAECQASVARDEHIAPLAAAAEALHKEGVVFFTQLHHPGRETFSNLNVSEPVWSSSPRPCGVCQQETHEMTTEEVEEVIAKFTAGAVRSQKAGCDGVELHGAHGYLISQFLSPYTNRRGDRFGGSFEKRFNFVKEITEGIQKACGKDFPIGIRLTVDELLAPNGVQEYLTLEEGIKVCQACEKLGMAYINVSNGIYESFNSLSEPMTYPQGCRSERIRAVKEKVGIPVIAVNMVKEPWFAEKMLEEGLVDFVGLGRAVVADPEWATKAFEGREGEINRCISCTFCFETLVSDTIAGKGPVKCAVNPRAARETLYPEFKKDGEGRTVAVVGAGPAGLEAARVLAERGFAPVIFEKEEKPGGQINIADKPPHKEKIDWIVEYELKQLAMKGISVKTGTEATPESVKAIAPYAVMIATGAESIRPQSIKGVNNANVLTVDEALLGKPEISGKKVLLIGSGATGLETAEFLCSQGNDVTVAEMLDAIGKGVYVQHYLDAMDKLSRYDVKYLPGHKLTEITEEGAVLEDLKENKNVAIAADYIVLSLGVRSVNTLEAECKKFCGKTFAVGDASKPGRVESAVREGFEAAWNLK; translated from the coding sequence ATGAAATATCCGAAATTGTTTGAACCGGGAAAAATCGGAAATCTCACCGTTAAGAACCGCATCGTCATGGCGCCGCTGGCAATGGGCGCCGCCGAAAAGGACCAGACCATAGGGCCGGCCTTTCTCGCCTATTTGCTGGAGCGCGCCAGGGGCGGCGTGGGAATGATCGTACTCGAAAACACCCGCGTCGACGATCAGCACGGCGTCGCCGCCGAATGTCAGGCAAGCGTAGCTCGCGACGAACATATCGCCCCGCTCGCGGCGGCCGCCGAGGCGCTGCACAAGGAGGGCGTGGTCTTCTTTACCCAGCTCCACCACCCCGGACGCGAGACCTTTTCAAACCTCAACGTCAGCGAGCCGGTGTGGTCGTCATCCCCGCGTCCCTGCGGAGTATGTCAGCAGGAGACCCACGAGATGACGACGGAAGAGGTGGAAGAGGTGATCGCGAAGTTCACCGCGGGAGCCGTCCGCTCACAGAAGGCGGGCTGCGACGGTGTGGAACTCCACGGCGCGCACGGATATCTCATCAGCCAATTCCTCAGCCCTTATACAAACCGCCGCGGCGACCGCTTTGGCGGCAGCTTTGAAAAGCGTTTCAACTTTGTAAAAGAGATCACCGAAGGCATTCAAAAGGCCTGTGGCAAAGACTTTCCTATCGGCATCCGCCTCACGGTCGATGAATTGCTCGCGCCAAACGGCGTGCAGGAATACCTTACGCTCGAAGAGGGCATAAAGGTCTGCCAGGCCTGCGAGAAACTCGGCATGGCCTACATCAACGTCTCCAACGGGATCTATGAATCATTCAACTCGCTCTCCGAACCGATGACCTATCCGCAGGGCTGCCGCAGCGAGAGGATACGCGCCGTAAAAGAAAAAGTCGGCATCCCCGTCATTGCCGTCAACATGGTCAAAGAACCCTGGTTTGCGGAAAAGATGCTCGAAGAGGGGCTTGTAGACTTCGTCGGCCTCGGACGCGCCGTCGTCGCCGACCCAGAGTGGGCGACGAAGGCCTTTGAGGGGCGCGAGGGCGAGATCAACCGCTGCATCTCCTGTACCTTCTGCTTCGAGACCCTCGTCTCCGACACCATCGCGGGCAAAGGCCCCGTCAAATGCGCGGTCAATCCGCGCGCGGCGCGCGAGACGCTCTATCCCGAATTTAAAAAGGACGGCGAGGGGCGCACTGTCGCCGTCGTCGGCGCCGGCCCCGCGGGGCTCGAAGCGGCGCGTGTGCTCGCCGAACGCGGCTTTGCCCCCGTGATCTTTGAAAAAGAGGAAAAACCCGGCGGTCAGATCAACATCGCCGACAAGCCGCCGCATAAAGAAAAAATCGACTGGATCGTCGAATATGAGCTCAAGCAGCTCGCGATGAAGGGAATATCCGTCAAAACCGGAACAGAGGCGACCCCGGAAAGCGTCAAAGCCATCGCCCCTTACGCGGTGATGATCGCGACGGGCGCGGAATCCATCCGCCCACAGTCGATAAAGGGCGTCAACAACGCCAACGTGCTGACGGTCGACGAGGCGCTTCTCGGCAAACCGGAGATCAGCGGCAAAAAGGTACTGCTGATCGGTTCCGGCGCCACGGGACTCGAGACGGCGGAATTCCTCTGCTCGCAGGGCAACGACGTGACGGTGGCGGAGATGCTCGACGCGATCGGCAAGGGCGTCTACGTGCAGCATTACCTTGACGCGATGGACAAACTCTCGCGCTACGACGTCAAATACCTGCCAGGCCACAAGCTGACGGAGATCACGGAAGAGGGTGCGGTGCTCGAAGACCTCAAGGAAAATAAGAACGTCGCCATAGCGGCGGACTACATAGTCCTCTCGCTCGGCGTCAGGTCAGTCAACACCCTTGAGGCCGAATGCAAAAAATTCTGCGGCAAGACCTTCGCCGTCGGAGACGCCAGCAAACCCGGGCGCGTCGAATCGGCGGTACGCGAAGGCTTTGAAGCCGCCTGGAACCTCAAATAG